Proteins encoded by one window of Archaeoglobus veneficus SNP6:
- a CDS encoding superoxide dismutase: protein MSRYVLPELPYEYNALEPYISEEILKLHHDKHHSAYVKGANAALEKLEKARKGEIEVDIKAVLKELSFHVGGHILHTIFWNCMTPEKGEPSGVLAEKIKEEFGSVERFKDEFSKAANSVEGSGWAALMYCPLTGRLIIQQIEKHNVNLAPGLHILACIDVWEHAYYLQYKNDRASFVKNWWNVVNWNFIEERLKEAMK, encoded by the coding sequence ATGTCCAGATACGTTTTGCCCGAATTGCCTTATGAGTACAACGCACTCGAACCATACATAAGCGAGGAGATTTTGAAACTGCACCACGACAAGCACCACAGTGCGTATGTGAAGGGGGCAAACGCAGCCCTCGAAAAGCTCGAAAAAGCGAGAAAAGGCGAAATAGAAGTGGACATTAAGGCAGTTCTTAAAGAACTCAGCTTCCACGTTGGTGGACACATCCTCCACACAATATTTTGGAACTGCATGACGCCCGAAAAAGGCGAGCCTTCAGGTGTACTCGCTGAGAAAATAAAAGAAGAATTCGGTAGCGTTGAAAGGTTCAAGGATGAGTTCAGCAAGGCAGCAAACAGCGTTGAAGGTTCTGGCTGGGCAGCTTTGATGTACTGCCCGCTAACGGGAAGGCTGATCATACAGCAAATTGAGAAGCACAACGTAAATCTCGCCCCCGGCCTGCACATTCTTGCGTGCATAGATGTCTGGGAACACGCCTACTATTTACAGTACAAGAATGACAGAGCTTCATTCGTTAAAAACTGGTGGAACGTCGTTAACTGGAATTTCATCGAAGAGAGGCTTAAAGAAGCTATGAAATAA
- a CDS encoding HFX_2341 family transcriptional regulator domain-containing protein, whose product MSKVVHIMPVGLNKERLLESIRRSGYPIQKVYLVLGNDKGLSGEEDVHKAAEEIEKTLNVLVEVEKIYVDKLDVYSAALDMLKVIKTELDEGNEILINASDAPRTLCIACYIAAQLSGSRLYIAMPKYEGGKEVGIEKIVEIPIPPLKRISDDKIVIVKTIQEQGGEVESINKLIELLEGKTEDQKKYMAQRARMSYHLKGLEEDGLVEMRREGKNVKIKLTELGKAYALMAA is encoded by the coding sequence ATGAGCAAAGTAGTACACATAATGCCGGTTGGTTTAAACAAAGAGAGGTTGCTCGAAAGCATAAGAAGAAGCGGTTACCCGATTCAAAAGGTATATCTGGTTCTGGGAAATGACAAGGGACTTAGCGGTGAAGAAGACGTTCACAAAGCTGCAGAAGAGATCGAGAAGACGCTGAATGTACTCGTAGAGGTAGAGAAGATTTACGTTGATAAACTCGACGTCTACTCTGCAGCGCTCGACATGTTGAAGGTAATAAAGACGGAGCTGGACGAGGGTAACGAGATACTCATCAACGCAAGCGATGCGCCGAGGACGCTCTGCATCGCGTGCTATATAGCTGCCCAGCTTTCGGGAAGCAGGCTGTACATAGCAATGCCGAAATATGAGGGTGGCAAGGAAGTCGGCATCGAAAAGATCGTAGAGATACCGATTCCACCGCTCAAGAGGATTAGCGACGACAAGATAGTGATAGTGAAGACAATTCAGGAGCAGGGTGGAGAGGTAGAGTCCATCAACAAGCTCATCGAACTCCTCGAGGGCAAGACCGAAGACCAGAAGAAGTACATGGCCCAGAGAGCAAGAATGAGCTATCACCTCAAGGGACTTGAAGAGGACGGACTTGTTGAGATGCGCAGAGAGGGCAAGAACGTCAAGATAAAGCTGACTGAGCTTGGTAAGGCCTACGCCCTGATGGCCGCTTAA
- a CDS encoding AF1514 family protein, with protein MEVEVKIKDYEIDFEKATSLANSIASNFGEAMLLSWCDYKRGVRNPDVECCGENSWEIYAKNRGGNLKIKINEDYAFMFRIQ; from the coding sequence ATGGAGGTAGAAGTTAAGATAAAAGACTATGAAATTGATTTCGAAAAAGCGACAAGTCTGGCAAATTCGATAGCATCAAACTTTGGAGAGGCGATGCTACTCTCCTGGTGCGATTATAAAAGAGGAGTGAGAAATCCAGACGTTGAATGCTGCGGTGAAAATAGCTGGGAAATTTACGCTAAGAATAGAGGTGGAAATTTAAAGATTAAGATAAACGAAGACTATGCATTTATGTTCAGAATTCAGTAG
- a CDS encoding IS6 family transposase, translating into MQPALSQLVDYVKSTKVFRRNRKDVELKILAALLYFFGLSLRKTSDFLSLFEEISHESVRIYYHRLKTVLKQPEKKKRRLVAIDETKIKLEKKQIFVWAAIDVDTMECLAIWASGGRGSFEAYVFLREVLKHCENKPEIVVDRGFWYLWALKRLGLRYRHETFGRRNAVEGFFSRFKERTKRFWNRFPFRSSFVSVQSWLESFMAFYNYWRC; encoded by the coding sequence ATGCAGCCTGCGCTAAGCCAGTTGGTAGATTACGTCAAGTCTACAAAAGTCTTTCGAAGGAACAGGAAAGATGTGGAACTTAAAATACTTGCAGCATTATTATACTTCTTTGGCCTTTCTTTGAGAAAAACAAGTGATTTTCTATCTTTATTCGAAGAAATAAGTCACGAATCTGTTAGGATTTACTACCATAGACTCAAAACAGTCTTAAAACAACCAGAAAAGAAGAAAAGAAGACTTGTTGCGATAGATGAAACAAAAATAAAACTGGAAAAGAAACAAATCTTTGTTTGGGCTGCTATAGACGTTGATACCATGGAATGCCTAGCTATATGGGCTTCTGGAGGAAGAGGAAGCTTTGAAGCTTACGTTTTCCTTAGAGAAGTTCTCAAGCATTGCGAAAACAAGCCAGAGATCGTTGTTGATAGAGGTTTCTGGTATCTGTGGGCTTTGAAAAGGTTAGGGCTGAGATACAGGCATGAAACGTTTGGTAGAAGAAATGCTGTAGAAGGATTCTTTTCGAGGTTTAAAGAGAGAACGAAGAGGTTCTGGAACAGATTTCCATTCAGGAGTTCTTTTGTCTCTGTACAGAGCTGGTTGGAGAGCTTTATGGCCTTCTACAACTACTGGAGGTGTTAA
- a CDS encoding heavy metal translocating P-type ATPase: MHEHGEDKENVVKELIPIAVSSILFIVGMIFRESLHEIPVFEYGVFITAYLVAGWKVIWNAVKNVRTGVIFDEYSLMTIATAGAIAIHEMPEAVGVMLFFRIGEFFQDLAVDRSRRSIKSLLEIRPPFANLKIDERIERVKPEQVKVGDLIIVKPGERIPLDGVVIEGSSIVDTSALTGESRPRKVGAGDEVLSGMVNVSGLLTVRVTKPFSESTVSRILELVEKAGVRKAKAEKSITRFARYYTPAVILLAVSMAVIPPVLLAEPFSPWIYRALVLLVISCPCALVLSIPLSYFAGIGKAAKEGILVKGANFIDALSKAGVVAFDKTGTLTKGSFKVVGVIAKNGFNEDDVLKFAALAEMHSNHPIAKSILEACKVSGSVESYEEIAGMGVKVKVNGDTIIAGNDALMHAEEIEHDTCRVEGTVVHVAVNGVYAGYIIISDEIKDDAAKAVEELKMLGCRVVMLTGDSRGVAEIVARKLGLDEFYAELLPEGKVKIVEKLESENTVVFAGDGINDAPAIARADVGVAMSGLGSDAAIEVADVAIMDDMPSKVAKVIKLSRKTQRIVWQNIAFALSVKGLFIILGSFGMATMWEAVFADVGVSLIAVFNAMRILR; encoded by the coding sequence ATGCACGAGCATGGAGAGGATAAGGAAAATGTGGTAAAAGAGCTAATCCCAATTGCCGTTTCTTCCATTTTGTTCATTGTAGGGATGATTTTTAGAGAATCGTTACACGAAATTCCCGTATTTGAATACGGAGTATTCATTACAGCCTACCTCGTAGCAGGCTGGAAAGTGATATGGAATGCTGTAAAAAACGTAAGGACTGGCGTGATATTCGACGAGTACTCCCTGATGACCATTGCAACTGCTGGAGCAATTGCAATACACGAAATGCCGGAAGCTGTTGGAGTCATGTTATTCTTCAGGATCGGTGAGTTTTTTCAGGATTTAGCCGTAGATCGTTCAAGACGCTCTATAAAATCTCTACTTGAGATAAGGCCACCCTTCGCAAATCTCAAGATTGATGAAAGGATTGAGAGGGTAAAACCTGAACAGGTGAAAGTGGGAGATCTGATCATCGTTAAGCCCGGAGAGAGAATCCCGCTGGATGGAGTTGTTATCGAAGGTTCATCAATCGTTGACACTTCAGCCCTCACCGGAGAATCCAGGCCGAGAAAGGTTGGCGCTGGAGACGAAGTTCTGTCGGGCATGGTAAACGTCAGTGGATTGCTAACAGTCAGAGTAACAAAGCCATTCAGCGAATCTACGGTTTCCAGGATACTCGAGCTGGTTGAGAAGGCAGGTGTCAGAAAGGCAAAGGCTGAGAAGTCCATAACGAGATTTGCTCGGTACTACACGCCGGCAGTTATACTGTTAGCAGTAAGTATGGCAGTAATCCCTCCAGTGCTGTTAGCTGAGCCTTTTTCGCCGTGGATTTACAGAGCACTGGTTTTACTGGTTATCTCGTGCCCATGTGCCCTGGTTCTCTCGATACCTCTGAGCTACTTTGCTGGCATCGGCAAAGCCGCTAAGGAAGGTATACTGGTTAAAGGGGCGAACTTCATAGATGCGTTAAGCAAAGCTGGCGTTGTTGCCTTCGACAAAACCGGAACACTGACGAAAGGAAGTTTTAAGGTTGTAGGTGTGATTGCAAAGAACGGATTTAACGAAGACGATGTGCTGAAGTTTGCGGCTCTGGCGGAAATGCACTCAAACCATCCGATAGCGAAGTCGATACTCGAAGCCTGCAAAGTTAGCGGTTCTGTTGAAAGCTATGAGGAGATCGCCGGAATGGGTGTAAAGGTGAAGGTAAACGGAGACACCATAATAGCCGGTAACGATGCCCTTATGCACGCTGAAGAAATAGAGCACGACACGTGCAGGGTTGAAGGAACAGTCGTACATGTCGCTGTCAATGGCGTGTATGCCGGTTACATAATCATATCCGACGAGATAAAGGATGACGCTGCAAAAGCTGTTGAAGAGTTAAAGATGTTGGGATGCAGAGTGGTTATGCTCACTGGCGACAGCAGAGGAGTGGCTGAAATAGTTGCCAGAAAGCTGGGACTGGATGAGTTCTACGCTGAACTTCTGCCAGAAGGTAAGGTGAAGATTGTAGAAAAACTCGAAAGTGAAAATACAGTTGTTTTTGCTGGAGACGGCATAAACGATGCTCCTGCTATTGCCAGAGCAGACGTGGGCGTAGCAATGAGTGGACTTGGAAGCGACGCAGCAATAGAGGTTGCTGACGTTGCGATCATGGACGACATGCCGTCCAAGGTTGCTAAAGTCATCAAACTATCGAGAAAAACTCAGCGCATCGTCTGGCAAAACATAGCCTTCGCCCTGAGCGTGAAGGGACTATTCATAATTTTGGGGTCTTTCGGCATGGCCACCATGTGGGAAGCTGTCTTTGCGGATGTAGGAGTCTCTTTAATTGCTGTTTTCAATGCCATGAGGATACTCAGATAG
- a CDS encoding YkgJ family cysteine cluster protein — MYLSPLNLIPWKKIESWACVHCGKCCSSYDIPVTFEEEERLKKYGNVFKKAKIGLYLRKKKGKCVFWRKNRGCTIYAERPKACRSYPFYVRKEGEEDAYFDGFFIYIDAECRGINKGDPNSLLQWIKYAIEIKNS; from the coding sequence ATGTACCTCTCTCCGCTGAATCTGATCCCCTGGAAGAAGATAGAGAGCTGGGCGTGTGTGCATTGCGGGAAATGCTGCTCAAGCTACGACATCCCCGTAACGTTTGAAGAAGAGGAGAGGCTAAAAAAGTATGGAAACGTTTTCAAAAAGGCTAAAATCGGCCTCTACCTCAGAAAAAAGAAGGGAAAATGTGTCTTCTGGAGAAAAAACAGGGGATGCACGATTTACGCAGAGAGACCTAAGGCGTGCAGGAGCTACCCATTTTACGTGAGGAAAGAGGGGGAAGAGGACGCGTACTTCGACGGATTCTTTATATACATCGATGCTGAATGCAGAGGAATTAATAAAGGGGACCCAAATAGTTTATTGCAATGGATAAAATACGCAATCGAGATAAAAAATAGTTAA
- a CDS encoding ferritin-like domain-containing protein, which produces MVEYGENVNRIGVTKGTELEEAVNNEFRGETMEVGIYLAMARQAEREGYPEIAVALRDIAMDEAYHAARFAELNGMIKENIKESLKAALSGEMKANKWKREVAVKAKELGIDEAHDIWDEASRDEYRHAEALRGLLKRYFNEDV; this is translated from the coding sequence ATGGTCGAGTACGGCGAGAACGTGAACAGGATTGGTGTAACGAAGGGCACGGAGTTGGAGGAAGCGGTAAACAACGAGTTCAGAGGAGAAACGATGGAAGTTGGGATCTATCTTGCAATGGCGAGGCAGGCAGAAAGAGAAGGTTATCCGGAAATTGCAGTGGCGTTGAGAGACATAGCAATGGATGAAGCCTATCATGCAGCAAGATTTGCCGAGCTCAACGGAATGATTAAGGAGAATATAAAGGAAAGTCTGAAGGCCGCCCTCAGCGGAGAAATGAAAGCCAACAAGTGGAAGAGGGAAGTTGCAGTTAAAGCAAAGGAACTTGGAATCGATGAAGCGCACGATATATGGGATGAAGCATCGAGGGACGAGTACAGGCACGCAGAAGCTCTGAGGGGATTGCTTAAGAGATACTTTAACGAAGATGTATAA
- the argC gene encoding N-acetyl-gamma-glutamyl-phosphate reductase, giving the protein MVKVGIVGGSGYTGSELLRLLYKHPKAEVVAVTSRKWEGKPVWECHPFLKGFCDLTFVSPEIKNFDGCDIVFTAVPHGEAMKYVPQLLDVGIKVVDLSADYRLQKDVYEKAYGLEHEAYREAVYGLPELHRDEVAKADLVANPGCYPTGCILAAAPLAKAGLIERVVFDSKSGITGAGIKPTEFTHYPNLHEAIVPYKVTNHRHYYEMVQEIGELQDGVKVSFTPQVFPGSRGILTNAHIFLKENVSLEEVRRIYEEFYKDCYFVRMQNMVRLSWVRGSNFCDIAVFAGEDRVVVSSAIDNLVKGASGQAIQNMNIMLGFDEKEGLDFPPLFP; this is encoded by the coding sequence ATGGTGAAGGTGGGAATAGTTGGTGGGAGCGGTTATACGGGCTCCGAACTCCTCAGGCTACTCTACAAGCATCCCAAAGCCGAAGTGGTGGCAGTAACGTCGAGGAAGTGGGAAGGGAAGCCCGTGTGGGAGTGTCATCCATTTCTTAAGGGTTTCTGCGATCTCACGTTCGTCTCTCCGGAAATTAAGAACTTTGACGGCTGTGATATCGTTTTCACGGCAGTTCCACATGGTGAAGCGATGAAGTACGTTCCGCAACTGCTCGATGTTGGGATAAAGGTCGTTGACCTCTCTGCAGATTACAGGCTTCAAAAGGATGTTTACGAAAAAGCCTACGGGCTCGAGCACGAGGCTTACAGAGAGGCTGTTTACGGCCTGCCAGAGCTGCACAGGGATGAGGTTGCGAAAGCAGACCTCGTTGCAAATCCAGGCTGCTATCCGACGGGATGCATTCTCGCTGCCGCACCGCTCGCGAAGGCTGGGCTAATCGAAAGGGTTGTTTTTGACTCAAAGAGCGGAATCACTGGAGCAGGCATAAAGCCTACGGAATTCACACACTACCCTAACCTGCATGAGGCAATCGTGCCGTACAAGGTTACGAACCACAGGCACTACTACGAGATGGTTCAGGAAATCGGGGAGTTACAGGATGGAGTTAAAGTCTCGTTCACACCACAGGTTTTTCCGGGGTCGAGGGGGATTCTGACGAATGCTCATATCTTCCTGAAGGAGAACGTGAGTTTGGAGGAGGTTAGAAGAATATACGAAGAGTTCTACAAAGACTGCTACTTCGTCAGGATGCAGAATATGGTGAGGCTGAGCTGGGTGAGGGGCAGCAACTTCTGCGACATCGCAGTATTCGCTGGAGAAGATAGGGTTGTTGTGTCATCTGCCATAGACAACCTCGTTAAGGGAGCGAGCGGACAGGCGATTCAGAACATGAACATAATGCTCGGATTTGACGAGAAGGAGGGTCTGGATTTCCCGCCACTCTTTCCGTGA
- a CDS encoding FAD-dependent oxidoreductase, producing MHVAVVGGGAAGMTAASRIRAIKPEWKVSVFEASSFVSHAPCGIPYAVAGITDVDGLMYYPPEFFVKERGIDLHTNAKVVEAGYGYLLVEEGGKEKKYWWDVLILATGASPVIPRIDGVGLENIFTVDLPPDAERIIRARGENVVIVGSGYIGLEMAEALSNKKVTVIETLEHPLPNFDADIASVVTKEVKKKVNLRLNERVVAFEGKDRVERVITDKGEYKADFVILAVGAEPNVELAKQIGVRLGETGAIEVDEHMRTNIDEVFAAGDCVETTNLVTGKKDWIPLAPVANKMGYVAGVNACGGSLEFPGAIGAQITRFHDLEIGKAGLSETEAKKEGLDVQSVMIKTRAEAHYCGSGEIWLKMVVDENKRLLGVQAVGKSVFPRINAAAIAIQNGLTTKDVFFSDLPYAPPFSPVWDPLIVAARKLRF from the coding sequence ATGCATGTAGCCGTAGTTGGTGGTGGCGCAGCAGGCATGACCGCTGCGTCGAGAATCAGAGCCATAAAACCGGAGTGGAAGGTGTCTGTATTTGAAGCATCGAGCTTTGTTAGCCACGCTCCCTGTGGAATCCCATATGCAGTAGCGGGAATTACTGATGTTGATGGCCTCATGTACTACCCACCAGAGTTTTTCGTTAAGGAAAGGGGAATTGACCTTCACACTAACGCAAAGGTTGTTGAAGCAGGCTACGGCTATTTGCTGGTTGAAGAAGGCGGAAAAGAGAAAAAGTACTGGTGGGACGTTCTAATTCTTGCAACTGGAGCTTCGCCCGTGATACCTCGCATAGATGGTGTAGGGCTTGAAAATATATTCACCGTTGACTTACCGCCAGATGCAGAGCGAATAATCCGGGCCAGAGGAGAAAACGTTGTTATCGTTGGTTCGGGTTACATTGGCCTTGAGATGGCGGAAGCACTCTCTAACAAAAAAGTGACCGTAATCGAGACGCTCGAGCACCCTCTCCCCAATTTTGATGCAGATATTGCGTCTGTTGTTACAAAAGAGGTGAAGAAAAAAGTAAATCTGAGGTTGAATGAAAGAGTTGTGGCCTTTGAGGGTAAGGACAGGGTTGAGAGGGTTATTACGGATAAGGGGGAGTACAAAGCCGACTTTGTTATTCTGGCCGTGGGGGCAGAGCCGAATGTAGAGCTGGCGAAGCAGATAGGCGTCAGACTGGGTGAAACCGGGGCGATAGAAGTCGACGAGCACATGAGAACGAACATTGATGAGGTTTTTGCAGCAGGTGACTGTGTGGAGACGACTAACCTCGTGACCGGAAAGAAGGACTGGATTCCCCTCGCACCCGTGGCGAACAAAATGGGATACGTAGCAGGAGTGAACGCGTGTGGCGGAAGTCTGGAATTTCCAGGAGCGATAGGAGCACAGATAACGAGGTTCCACGATTTGGAAATAGGTAAGGCGGGTTTGAGCGAGACGGAGGCGAAAAAAGAAGGACTTGATGTACAGTCTGTGATGATAAAGACCCGGGCAGAGGCGCACTACTGCGGAAGCGGTGAGATATGGCTCAAAATGGTGGTTGACGAAAACAAACGGCTACTGGGAGTTCAGGCCGTTGGAAAAAGCGTTTTTCCAAGGATTAACGCTGCAGCCATCGCAATTCAAAACGGACTGACTACTAAAGACGTCTTTTTCTCAGACCTACCTTACGCACCACCTTTCTCACCTGTGTGGGACCCGTTGATTGTTGCGGCGAGAAAGCTCAGGTTTTAG
- a CDS encoding V4R domain-containing protein — MKDDVRLKILDLLSEREMAVSDLSKELGLTKATVLHHIRYLSEEGLVRVTREERVKNFIKKYYTVSLPNGGADKKLMDEIRLSLKNLSGEEFSKSLTRFFGLGLLSTSPYLLRKVGFEVGYGVFGEFIKDRPLDELADIWEKIGLGVVAEITIDKIVVEDCFFCSNLPNTGKTYCKFDEGLISGALEKATGDKYIVREVKCWGNGYEFCEFSIKKIKI; from the coding sequence ATGAAAGACGATGTAAGACTGAAAATCCTGGATTTGCTCTCGGAAAGAGAGATGGCAGTTTCCGATTTATCGAAGGAGCTTGGACTGACGAAGGCAACAGTTCTTCACCACATAAGGTACCTCTCAGAAGAAGGGCTTGTAAGGGTAACAAGGGAAGAGAGAGTCAAGAACTTTATAAAGAAGTATTATACTGTCTCTCTTCCAAATGGAGGGGCTGATAAGAAACTAATGGATGAAATACGTCTATCACTGAAGAACTTGAGCGGAGAGGAGTTCTCAAAGAGTTTAACGAGGTTCTTTGGGCTGGGTCTGCTGTCAACTTCGCCGTACCTGTTACGAAAGGTGGGATTCGAAGTTGGATATGGAGTTTTTGGGGAGTTTATTAAAGACAGGCCACTTGATGAACTGGCAGATATATGGGAAAAAATAGGGCTTGGAGTCGTTGCTGAGATAACCATTGACAAAATCGTTGTAGAAGATTGCTTCTTCTGCAGCAATTTACCCAATACAGGAAAGACCTACTGCAAATTCGATGAGGGGCTAATATCGGGAGCCCTTGAAAAGGCTACGGGAGATAAGTACATTGTGCGTGAAGTGAAATGCTGGGGAAATGGCTACGAGTTTTGTGAATTTTCGATAAAGAAAATAAAAATATAA
- the udg gene encoding type-4 uracil-DNA glycosylase: MESLEDIEAEIRSCKKCNLWKTKTNYVPGEGNPKAEVVFVGEAPGREEDRQGRPFVGNAGKILTEMIEKLGLRREDVFIGNILKCRPPNNRDPLPEEIEACSPYLIRQLDVIKPSIIVCLGRHSASFLFNFFGIEFRGISKERGRVKEVERWGKKVRLIAIYHPAAILYRPQLREMFEEDFAVIAGLLREKKRSPTLLDFFD; this comes from the coding sequence ATGGAAAGCCTTGAAGACATCGAGGCAGAAATACGGAGCTGCAAAAAGTGTAATCTGTGGAAAACAAAGACTAACTACGTCCCGGGAGAGGGAAATCCAAAAGCAGAGGTCGTTTTTGTTGGTGAAGCTCCTGGCAGGGAGGAGGACAGGCAGGGCAGACCTTTCGTTGGCAACGCCGGTAAGATCCTTACAGAAATGATTGAAAAACTCGGACTCAGGAGAGAAGATGTCTTCATCGGTAACATACTGAAGTGCAGACCGCCGAATAACAGGGATCCTCTGCCCGAGGAGATTGAAGCGTGCAGCCCGTACCTGATAAGACAGCTCGATGTTATAAAGCCTTCAATAATTGTGTGCCTTGGCAGACACTCAGCATCATTCCTTTTCAACTTCTTCGGCATCGAGTTCAGAGGAATTTCGAAGGAGAGGGGGAGAGTTAAGGAGGTTGAGCGGTGGGGGAAGAAGGTAAGGCTGATAGCAATATACCATCCGGCGGCAATCCTCTACCGGCCTCAGCTCAGGGAGATGTTTGAGGAGGATTTCGCGGTCATAGCAGGGCTGCTCAGGGAGAAAAAGAGAAGTCCAACTCTGCTGGACTTCTTTGACTGA
- a CDS encoding ferritin-like domain-containing protein, producing the protein MKGIKAEEILKKALEMEKGAIEEYTKMKKDADHETADLLDFLIAQEREHIKMINERLKAIRLLKD; encoded by the coding sequence GTGAAAGGTATAAAGGCCGAAGAAATCCTCAAAAAAGCTCTGGAGATGGAAAAAGGAGCGATTGAAGAATACACGAAAATGAAGAAGGATGCAGATCATGAAACTGCAGACTTACTGGATTTCCTGATAGCGCAGGAGAGGGAGCATATTAAAATGATAAATGAGAGACTGAAAGCCATCAGGCTTCTGAAAGATTAG
- a CDS encoding ArsR/SmtB family transcription factor: MEKLEDLPTCQVKANKIINEVMSKLPPDERIAELSEFLEAFSDFSRIKILLALRQRELRPCDISAISGLSVSAVSHQLRILRDKKLVKYRREGKNVYYSLDDEHVAAILETALVHVTEKK; encoded by the coding sequence ATGGAAAAGTTAGAGGATTTGCCAACCTGCCAGGTAAAAGCAAACAAGATAATCAACGAAGTGATGTCAAAGTTACCACCAGATGAAAGAATAGCTGAACTATCTGAATTTCTCGAAGCTTTCAGCGATTTTTCGCGTATAAAGATTCTTCTCGCACTACGACAACGTGAATTACGCCCATGTGATATTTCAGCCATATCAGGCTTATCTGTTTCTGCCGTTTCTCATCAACTCAGGATTTTGCGCGATAAAAAGCTCGTAAAATATCGACGTGAGGGTAAGAACGTTTATTATAGCCTTGATGATGAGCACGTAGCAGCAATTCTGGAAACAGCCCTTGTGCATGTGACTGAAAAGAAATGA
- a CDS encoding YHS domain-containing protein, with protein sequence MAIDPVCGMEVDEKTAKFKTEYKGKTYYFCAPGCKYMFEKNPEKYLKEGPVGMH encoded by the coding sequence CTGGCAATAGATCCCGTATGCGGAATGGAAGTGGATGAAAAAACTGCAAAATTCAAGACAGAGTATAAGGGCAAAACGTACTATTTCTGCGCCCCGGGTTGCAAGTACATGTTCGAGAAAAATCCCGAGAAGTACCTTAAAGAGGGGCCAGTGGGCATGCACTAA